The following proteins are encoded in a genomic region of Alnus glutinosa chromosome 8, dhAlnGlut1.1, whole genome shotgun sequence:
- the LOC133874604 gene encoding uncharacterized protein LOC133874604, with amino-acid sequence MSTPCSHFFKHLSYTLSCRRFIHPSPSPSPLTLFLTSHRVKDPSSCIPRSVTAKLSTSSCTPTKTESFTSPYLSVHIRCPKELADMLSEALLCFGASSTAMDEEDASENSDKITIDSIFPDGKDVKVCISHAAKSIGLKEIPHYDVKMGEQYDWIKKSQESFHPVEVTEGVWVVPEWITPPDVQATNIILNPGLAFGTGEHPTTKMCLLLLHSLIKGGELVLDYGTGSGVLAIAALKFGAALSVGIDVDPQAITSACQNAALNNIRPEKMQLHLVPGKACAPSMNERTCGVVEEQKSNGMGVVCGTEKYDVVIANILLNPLLDLADNIVSYAKHGAVIGLSGILSEQLPYIIERYSPFLEGISVSEMDDWACVSGRKKRNIADS; translated from the exons ATGTCGACCCCTTGCAGTCATTTCTTCAAACATCTTTCCTACACACTCTCATGTCGTCGTTTTATCCACccatctccctctccctctcccctcACTCTCTTCCTCACAAGCCACAGGGTGAAGGACCCATCATCATGTATCCCCCGTTCAGTCACTGCAAAGCTTTCAACTTCTTCTTGTACTCCAACAAAAACTGAGTCTTTCACTTCTCCTTACCTCTCCGTCCACATTCGCTGTCCAAAAGAATTGGCC GATATGCTTTCAGAAGCTCTTTTATGCTTTGGTGCAAGTTCTACCGCCATGGATGAAGAAGACGCCTCCGAGAATTCTGACAAG ATTACTATTGATTCTATATTTCCTGATGGAAAAGATGTAAAGGTGTGCATTTCACATGCTGCTAAGTCTATAGGCTTGAAAGAGATTCCTCATTATGATGTTAAAATGGGTGAGCAATACGACTGGATAAAGAAAAGTCAG GAATCATTTCATCCAGTTGAAGTTACTGAAGGAGTTTGGGTTGTGCCAGAGTGGATAACTCCCCCC GATGTTCAAGCAACAAACATAATTCTGAATCCTGGATTAGCATTTGGGACTGGGGAGCACCCTACTACTAAGATGTGTCTATTGCTGCTGCACAGCTTAATAAAAGGAGGAGAACTTGTCTTGGATTATGGTACAGGCTCTGGGGTTCTTGCAATCGCAGCACTTaag TTTGGTGCTGCCTTATCAGTTGGAATTGATGTAGATCCCCAAGCCATTACATCTGCATGCCAGAATGCTGCCCTAAACAACATAAGACCTGAGAAAATGCAATTACACCTGGTTCCTGGTAAAGCCTGTGCCCCCTCCATGAACGAAAGGACATGTGGAGTTGTGGAAGAACAGAAGTCAAATGGAATGGGGGTCGTCTGTGGAACAGAGAAGTATGATGTGGTCATTGCAAATATACTTTTAAATCCTCTATTAGACTTGGCAGATAATATTGTCTCGTATGCCAAGCATGGAGCAGTCATTGGTCTCTCTGGTATTCTATCTGAACAG CTTCCATATATTATAGAGCGATATTCACCATTCTTAGAAGGCATATCTGTGTCGGAGATGGATGACTGGGCCTGTGTGAGTggcagaaagaaaagaaatattgcTGACAGCTGA
- the LOC133874603 gene encoding DEAD-box ATP-dependent RNA helicase 42, producing the protein MGKSSSYKKKRSKNSSQGGTRKRNKSTSRKYDKSKKLRHRDDSRSSLSVSCSSSEDDHASRRALSRSRKDVKGSKKRARRCSCSPESTKRARRRSYSLESSAESPRVRKKRIGSKRKNNGSEVGRKNRKKKQPRREASVSSMSSHESEFEKRKGRSERKDKEKRKLDKVKSGTKDRRYRSRSYSSCSRSSEDNNVMRLRSVIAVMEEENDGRVSNKDEHKEEIVYDNDDYPCCRSNDSNDGGHRRELDHQSNVASEKKMRVENEKGEELVVEGQYIGSNPSSSGVGTNDFVKGKETGVSGSVNGDDLESILRQRALENLKRFRGGLQTNANAPASKKDKSDGDMKQPTTEKAELVQIKFPNEDIAKSVGATQELKEISVPALRRDSNCYLPDDEKTPDRKDGVHESGSTKQELACAPDQVACDDKQNERVSSAVGSAINRPKLATPALRHYSLKTHIPLKQTPASDELHQSNLLMTESALVKHSVKTAQTMAPSSNNNEDLKDACGSAASESSSCIKSKLAENGSNKPQDVTTDNSQFEQKTMTVMRGGEMVQVSYKVYIPKKAPALARRQLKR; encoded by the exons ATGGGAAAATCTTCTTCTTATAAGAAAAAACGCTCCAAGAATTCCTCTCag GGTGGAACAAGGAAGAGAAATAAGAGTACGAGTAGGAAATATGATAAATCCAAGAAGCTTCGTCATCGTGATGATTCGAGAAGTTCCCTGTCAGTTTCCTGTTCTAGTTCTGAGGATGACCATGCAAGTAGAAGGGCTCTGTCTCGTTCTCGAAAAGATGTGAAAGGCAGTAAGAAGAGGGCCCGAAGGTGCTCTTGTAGCCCTGAGAGTACGAAGAGGGCTCGGAGGCGCTCTTATAGCCTTGAAAGTAGCGCGGAGTCTCCTCGtgtgaggaagaagagaattgGTTCAAAGAGAAAGAATAATGGTTCTGAGGTAGGGAGGAAGAACCGTAAGAAGAAGCAGCCCAGGAGAGAAGCTAGTGTAAGTTCCATGAGCAGTCATGAGAGCGAGTTTGAGAAGCGCAAGGGCAGGTCTGaaagaaaagacaaagaaaaaaggaaattggACAAGGTTAAGAGTGGAACCAAAGATAGAAGATATAGGTCGAGGAGTTATTCTTCATGCAGTCGGAGTAGTGAAGATAACAATGTGATGCGTCTGAGATCGGTTATTGCAGTTATGGAGGAGGAAAATGACGGCAGAGTGTCAAATAAGGATGAGCACAAAGAAGAGATTGTATATGATAATGATGATTATCCTTGTTGCAGAAGCAATGATAGTAATGATGGGGGACATAGGAGGGAGTTAGATCATCAGTCAAATGTTGCATctgagaagaaaatgagggtagaGAATGAGAAAGGAGAAGAACTTGTTGTTGAGGGACAATACATTGGGAGTAATCCTAGCAGCAGTGGTGTTGGGACAAATGATTTTGTGAAAGGGAAAGAGACTGGGGTCTCTGGTAGTGTGAATGGTGATGATTTGGAGTCCATTTTAAGACAAAGGGCTTTGGAAAATCTAAAAAGGTTTCGAGGAGGGCTCCAAACAAATGCAAATGCTCCTGCTAGTAAGAAAGATAAGAGTGATGGTGACATGAAACAACCAACCACTGAAAAAGCTGAATTAGTTCAAATTAAGTTCCCCAATGAAGATATTGCTAAATCGGTTGGTGCAACCCAAGAACTAAAAGAAATCAGTGTGCCTGCACTGAGGAGAGATTCCAACTGTTATTTGCCAGATGATGAAAAGACTCCGGACAGGAAGGACGGTGTCCACGAATCTGGCTCTACCAAGCAGGAACTTGCTTGTGCACCTGATCAGGTGGCTTGTGATGATAAGCAGAATGAAAGGGTTAGTTCGGCTGTTGGTTCTGCAATTAATAGACCAAAGTTGGCTACACCAGCATTGAGGCATTATTCATTAAAAACCCACATCCCTCTGAAGCAAACACCCGCTTCAGATGAACTTCATCAATCAAATTTGTTGATGACTGAGAGTGCTTTAGTTAAGCATTCTGTAAAAACTGCTCAAACTATGGCCCCAAGTAGCAATAATAACGAAGACTTAAAAGATGCATGTGGTTCTGCTGCTTCTGAGTCTTCTTCTTGCATTAAGTCTAAGCTAGCAGAGAATGGTTCAAACAAACCTCAGGATGTAACTACAGACAACTCACAGTTTGAGCAGAAGACAATGACTGTGATGCGGGGTGGTGAGATGGTGCAG GTGAGCTACAAGGTCTATATTCCTAAGAAAGCCCCTGCTTTGGCTAGGAGGCAACTCAAGCGCTGA
- the LOC133874605 gene encoding protein yippee-like At5g53940 — translation MGRVFVVELEGRSYRCKFCKTHLALADDLVSRGFHCRRGKAYLFNNAVNLVVGALEERMMLSGLHSVADIFCCCCGQIVGWKYEAAHERTQKYKEGKFVLERGRIVDEIDFSTEFYIDTRPSMMSDAEDV, via the exons ATGGGAAGGGTATTTGTGGTGGAGTTGGAGGGAAGGTCCTACAGATGCAAGTTCTGCAAGACCCACTTGGCTCTCGCTGACGATCTTGTCTCTCGG GGTTTTCATTGCCGCCGGGGAAAAGCATACCTCTTCAATAATGC GGTGAACCTCGTAGTTGGAGCATTAGAGGAGAGGATGATGCTTTCTGGATTGCATTCGGTCGCAGATATTTTTTGTTGCTGTTGTGGACAGATTGTTGGCTGGAAATAT GAGGCTGCACATGAGAGGACCCAGAAGTATAAAGAAGGGAAGTTTGTTCTTGAAAG AGGGAGGATTGTTGATGAAATTGACTTTTCTACTGAATTCTATATCGATACCCGCCCCAGCATGATGAGTGATGCTGAAGACGTTTAG